In the genome of Polaribacter atrinae, one region contains:
- the thrA gene encoding bifunctional aspartate kinase/homoserine dehydrogenase I gives MEHQLEHIKIKDFTTEAGVLISEMNLSYQVFGQELGDAPIILINHALTGNSDVAGKNGWWVDIVGKEKAINTDVYTILSFNIPGNGFDGFLIENYKDFIARDVAEIFLQGLSALKIDTLFALIGGSLGGGIAWEMMVLNTKLTKHFLPIATDWKSTDWLIANCQIQEQFLVNSSNPVHDARMHAMLCYRTPESFKERFHRSKKDDSDIFDVESWLLHHGKSLQERYQLSSYKLMNQLLKTIDVTVGGKKDIEILDQVSANIHIIGVDSDLFFTAEENRETHKKLALTKDNVTYNEINSVHGHDAFLMEYDQLQKIIEPIFNKDYREKKMKVLKFGGKSLANGKGLENAIEIIASKYKAGVKITIVASARGNSTNDLEAILELAASKKEYKSNFEEFKEYQLAPNSAVDFSEEFSKLETIFEGVSLLGDYSQKIKDEVLAQGELLSVKLVASLLEKEQVSANAVDSRSLIITDENFGNAQPITAVSKENVISYFKENNQKINIVSGFIASNKKGETTTLGRNGSNYTAALLANYLDADELQNYTHVSGIFTANPDLVADAKKIEQLSFSEANELANFGATILHAKTIIPLLEKNINLRILNTFNKEDKGTLITAESSTKGIKSISTIENVALLNFEGRGLLGKVGVDARIFKTLSDRNISISIIAQGSSERGIGLIIDADKAQEAVAALEREFENDFYSQDVNHISIVNNVAVISIIGQDLSEFHHPYNALIKNQIVPVLFNNTVTGKNVSLVVRKDQLNKAVNVIHGQVFGVTKKINIAVFGKGLVGGTLIDQIIENTQSVLERRKIQLNVFAVANSKKVLLNKNGVSKDWKQNLLENGEENVTVTDIIAFANANHFENLIAVDNTASVNFVSNYIPFIEAGFDLVSCNKIANTLSFDFYKEVRAKLKEYKKQYLYETNVGAGLPLIDTIRLLHESGENITKIRGVFSGSLSYLFNNFSNKNAPFSEILKEAIDKGFTEPDPREDLGGNDVARKLLILARELELENEFDEVKIKNLIPENLRGGSVADFLGNLELLNEEYQTLKDNQKPNHVLRYIGELSGDLSQNKGTLEVKLVSTEESTPLGSLKGSDAIFEIYTESYGEQPIVIQGAGAGASVTARGVFGDILRLAKHNN, from the coding sequence TTGGAACATCAACTAGAACATATCAAAATAAAAGATTTCACTACAGAAGCTGGTGTCTTAATCTCTGAAATGAATTTGAGTTATCAGGTTTTTGGTCAAGAATTAGGTGATGCTCCTATTATTTTAATTAACCATGCATTAACGGGTAATAGTGATGTTGCGGGTAAAAATGGATGGTGGGTTGATATTGTTGGAAAAGAAAAGGCCATAAATACTGATGTTTATACTATTTTATCTTTCAATATTCCAGGAAATGGTTTTGACGGTTTTTTAATTGAAAACTATAAAGACTTTATAGCTAGAGATGTTGCTGAAATATTTTTACAAGGATTATCAGCATTAAAAATTGATACACTTTTTGCTTTAATCGGAGGATCTTTAGGAGGAGGAATTGCCTGGGAAATGATGGTTTTAAATACCAAATTAACCAAACACTTTTTGCCAATTGCAACCGATTGGAAATCTACAGATTGGTTAATTGCAAATTGCCAAATTCAAGAACAGTTTTTAGTAAATTCTAGTAATCCTGTTCATGATGCTCGTATGCACGCAATGTTGTGTTATAGAACACCAGAATCTTTTAAAGAACGTTTTCATCGATCAAAAAAAGACGATTCAGATATTTTTGATGTAGAAAGTTGGTTGTTGCATCATGGTAAATCATTACAAGAACGGTATCAATTATCTTCTTATAAATTGATGAATCAATTATTAAAAACAATTGATGTTACTGTTGGAGGAAAAAAAGATATTGAAATTCTAGATCAAGTGAGTGCAAATATTCACATTATTGGGGTCGATTCAGATTTGTTTTTTACTGCGGAAGAAAACAGAGAAACGCATAAAAAGTTAGCATTAACAAAAGATAATGTTACGTATAATGAAATAAATTCTGTGCATGGTCATGATGCTTTTTTGATGGAGTATGACCAATTACAGAAAATTATTGAGCCTATTTTTAATAAAGATTATAGAGAAAAGAAGATGAAAGTTTTAAAATTTGGAGGAAAATCTTTAGCCAATGGCAAAGGATTAGAAAACGCAATTGAAATTATTGCAAGTAAATATAAAGCCGGAGTAAAAATTACAATTGTTGCTTCTGCAAGAGGAAACTCTACCAATGATTTAGAAGCTATTTTAGAGTTAGCAGCATCAAAAAAAGAATATAAAAGTAATTTTGAAGAGTTTAAAGAATATCAACTAGCGCCAAATAGTGCTGTTGATTTTTCTGAAGAATTTTCGAAATTAGAAACCATTTTTGAAGGTGTTTCTTTATTGGGAGATTATAGTCAGAAAATTAAAGATGAAGTTTTAGCACAAGGCGAATTATTATCTGTAAAATTAGTGGCTAGTTTGTTAGAAAAGGAACAGGTTTCTGCAAATGCAGTAGATTCTAGATCTTTAATTATTACAGATGAAAACTTTGGAAATGCCCAACCAATTACGGCGGTTTCTAAAGAAAATGTAATTAGTTATTTTAAGGAAAATAACCAGAAAATTAATATTGTTTCTGGTTTTATTGCATCAAACAAAAAAGGAGAAACCACTACTTTAGGTAGAAATGGAAGTAATTATACAGCAGCACTATTAGCAAATTACTTAGATGCTGATGAGTTACAGAATTACACACACGTTAGCGGTATTTTTACGGCAAACCCAGATTTAGTGGCAGATGCTAAAAAAATTGAACAATTATCATTCTCGGAAGCGAATGAATTGGCCAATTTTGGAGCGACTATTTTACATGCAAAAACCATTATTCCTTTATTAGAAAAGAACATTAATCTTAGAATTTTAAATACATTTAATAAAGAAGATAAAGGAACTTTAATTACTGCGGAATCATCAACAAAAGGAATAAAATCTATTTCTACGATTGAAAACGTTGCCTTATTAAATTTTGAAGGTAGAGGTTTGTTAGGTAAAGTTGGTGTTGATGCACGTATTTTTAAGACTTTAAGTGATAGAAATATTAGTATCAGTATTATTGCACAAGGTTCTTCGGAAAGAGGAATTGGGTTAATTATTGATGCAGATAAAGCGCAAGAAGCGGTTGCAGCTTTAGAAAGAGAATTCGAAAATGATTTTTATTCGCAAGATGTTAATCATATTTCTATTGTAAATAATGTGGCGGTAATTTCTATTATTGGTCAAGATTTAAGTGAGTTTCATCATCCTTATAATGCATTAATTAAAAACCAAATTGTACCTGTTTTATTTAATAATACGGTAACAGGTAAAAATGTGAGTTTGGTGGTTAGAAAAGATCAATTAAACAAGGCTGTAAATGTAATTCATGGTCAGGTTTTTGGAGTTACTAAAAAAATAAACATTGCCGTTTTTGGTAAAGGTTTAGTTGGCGGAACTTTAATTGATCAAATTATAGAAAACACACAATCTGTTTTAGAGAGAAGAAAAATTCAACTGAATGTCTTTGCCGTAGCAAACTCTAAAAAAGTGTTGTTAAATAAAAATGGAGTTTCTAAGGATTGGAAACAAAATTTATTAGAAAACGGAGAAGAAAATGTAACTGTTACTGATATTATCGCATTTGCAAATGCAAACCATTTTGAGAATTTAATAGCAGTAGATAATACCGCAAGTGTAAATTTTGTAAGTAATTATATTCCTTTTATAGAAGCTGGTTTCGATTTGGTTTCTTGTAATAAGATTGCCAATACCTTGTCTTTTGATTTTTACAAAGAAGTTAGAGCGAAGTTAAAAGAATACAAAAAGCAATACTTGTACGAAACAAATGTTGGTGCAGGTTTGCCTTTAATTGATACGATACGGTTATTGCATGAATCAGGAGAAAATATCACGAAAATTAGAGGTGTTTTTTCTGGAAGTTTAAGTTATTTATTTAATAATTTTTCAAATAAAAATGCTCCTTTTTCAGAAATATTAAAAGAAGCAATTGATAAAGGTTTTACAGAACCAGATCCTAGAGAAGATTTAGGAGGAAATGATGTTGCTAGAAAATTATTAATTTTAGCAAGAGAGTTAGAGTTAGAAAATGAATTTGATGAAGTTAAAATTAAAAATTTAATTCCAGAGAATTTAAGAGGAGGTTCTGTTGCCGATTTTTTAGGTAATTTAGAATTGTTAAATGAAGAGTATCAAACTTTAAAAGACAATCAAAAACCAAATCACGTTTTACGTTATATTGGTGAATTAAGTGGAGATTTATCACAAAATAAAGGTACTTTAGAGGTAAAGTTAGTATCCACAGAAGAAAGTACACCTTTAGGTTCGTTAAAAGGTTCTGATGCAATTTTTGAAATTTATACAGAATCTTACGGAGAACAACCAATTGTAATACAAGGAGCAGGAGCGGGAGCAAGTGTAACGGCAAGAGGTGTTTTTGGAGATATTTTAAGATTAGCAAAACATAATAATTAA
- a CDS encoding O-succinylhomoserine sulfhydrylase, with protein MSKHFETEAIRKQTERSQFSEHSTPLYLTSSFVFDDAEDMRASFAEEKERNLYSRFTNPNTTEFVDKIVAMEGAEAGYAFATGMSAIFSSFAALLNAGDHVVSCRSVFGSTHSMFTKFLPKWNIETSYFKVEEVDLIESLIKENTKILYIETPTNPAVDILDLDLIGKIAKKHNLIFIVDNCFATPYIQQPIKFGADLVIHSATKLIDGQGRVLGGVTVGNKELMREIYLFARNTGPAMSPFNAWVLSKSLETLSIRVEKHCENALKVAEFLESNENVEFVKYPFLKSHPQYEVAKNQMKLGGNIVAFEIKGGIEAGRKFLDAIKMCSLSANLGDTRTIVTHPSSTTHGRLSLEDRLEVGITDGLVRVSVGLEHADDIIADIKQALAL; from the coding sequence ATGAGCAAACATTTCGAAACAGAAGCAATTAGAAAACAAACAGAAAGAAGTCAGTTTTCTGAACATTCTACACCCTTATATTTAACATCAAGTTTTGTTTTTGACGATGCAGAAGACATGCGTGCATCCTTCGCAGAAGAAAAAGAACGTAATTTATACAGTCGTTTTACAAACCCAAATACAACAGAATTTGTAGATAAAATTGTAGCGATGGAAGGAGCAGAGGCAGGTTATGCTTTTGCAACAGGAATGTCTGCTATATTCTCATCATTTGCGGCTTTATTAAATGCAGGAGATCATGTAGTTTCTTGTAGATCTGTTTTTGGATCTACACATAGTATGTTTACCAAGTTTTTACCAAAATGGAATATAGAAACTTCTTATTTTAAGGTAGAAGAGGTTGATTTAATAGAAAGTTTAATTAAAGAAAATACAAAGATTCTTTATATAGAAACACCAACAAACCCTGCTGTAGATATTTTAGATTTAGATTTAATTGGTAAAATTGCTAAAAAGCACAACCTTATATTTATTGTTGATAATTGCTTTGCAACACCCTATATTCAACAACCGATAAAATTCGGAGCAGATTTAGTAATTCATTCTGCAACGAAATTAATTGACGGACAAGGAAGAGTTTTGGGTGGCGTAACGGTTGGTAATAAAGAATTGATGCGAGAAATTTATCTTTTTGCAAGAAATACTGGTCCTGCAATGTCTCCTTTCAATGCTTGGGTTTTATCAAAAAGTTTAGAAACCTTATCTATTAGAGTAGAAAAGCATTGTGAAAATGCTTTAAAAGTTGCTGAATTTTTAGAAAGTAATGAAAATGTAGAATTTGTAAAATATCCATTTTTAAAATCGCATCCTCAATATGAAGTAGCTAAAAACCAAATGAAATTAGGAGGAAACATTGTTGCTTTCGAAATTAAAGGTGGAATTGAAGCTGGAAGAAAGTTTTTAGATGCGATAAAAATGTGTTCATTATCTGCAAATTTAGGAGATACAAGAACAATTGTAACGCATCCATCTTCTACAACTCACGGACGTTTGTCTCTAGAAGATCGTTTAGAAGTTGGTATTACAGATGGTTTGGTGCGTGTTTCTGTAGGTTTAGAACATGCAGACGATATTATTGCTGATATTAAACAAGCTTTAGCATTGTAA
- a CDS encoding polysaccharide lyase family 7 protein, translating to MKISFRLLFIGSLFLSFFSCSSADSEEEIVDILSLSTIAEFSASQETQTVEVTANVYWYTSNTNNWIAVTPTNGTNNRTIDISVTANSEFNKRTGVITIIAGSVSKSLTITQAARLEITGDLDASKVPSANFDLSTWNLSVPVDKGNGTAKTITVSELISEYENSNYFYTAEDGGMVFKCPVAGFKTSEDTSYTRVELREMLRGTDTDIDTQGVNKNNWVFGTAPQADKNAAAAFDGEMSATLSVNHVTNTGDSGQQGLVIVGQIHANDDEPIRFYYRKLKNNTLGSIYFAHEPTEGNGSEQWHEMIGSRSSSASNPTDGIALDEKFSYRIKVVGDDLTVTLSREGKPDVVKEVNMINSGFNVSGQYMYFKAGVYNQNNTGDADDYVQATFYALEKGHTTN from the coding sequence ATGAAAATTTCTTTCAGATTATTGTTTATTGGTTCATTATTTTTATCTTTTTTTTCTTGTAGCTCTGCAGATTCAGAAGAAGAAATAGTCGATATTTTGTCTTTATCTACGATTGCCGAATTTTCTGCAAGCCAAGAAACACAAACCGTTGAGGTAACTGCAAATGTATATTGGTACACGAGTAATACTAATAATTGGATTGCGGTTACACCAACAAACGGAACCAATAATAGAACCATAGATATTTCGGTTACAGCAAATTCTGAGTTTAATAAACGTACAGGAGTAATTACGATTATTGCTGGTAGTGTTTCTAAAAGCTTAACAATTACGCAAGCTGCAAGGTTAGAAATTACTGGTGACTTAGATGCAAGTAAAGTACCATCAGCAAATTTTGATTTATCTACGTGGAATCTAAGTGTTCCTGTTGATAAAGGAAATGGTACCGCAAAAACAATTACGGTAAGTGAGCTTATTAGTGAATATGAAAATAGTAATTATTTTTATACAGCAGAAGATGGTGGAATGGTTTTTAAATGTCCGGTAGCGGGGTTTAAAACATCAGAAGACACGAGTTATACTAGAGTTGAGCTTCGCGAAATGTTAAGAGGAACAGATACGGATATTGATACCCAGGGAGTCAATAAAAATAATTGGGTTTTTGGTACTGCTCCGCAAGCGGATAAAAATGCAGCTGCTGCATTTGATGGAGAAATGTCTGCGACACTTTCTGTAAACCATGTAACCAATACTGGAGATTCTGGTCAACAAGGACTTGTTATTGTTGGTCAAATTCATGCAAATGATGATGAACCTATTCGTTTTTATTATCGAAAATTAAAAAACAATACATTAGGATCTATTTATTTTGCACATGAACCTACTGAAGGAAATGGTAGTGAACAATGGCATGAAATGATTGGTTCTAGAAGTAGTTCAGCTTCAAATCCAACTGATGGAATTGCATTAGATGAAAAGTTTAGTTACAGAATAAAAGTTGTTGGAGACGATTTAACAGTTACTTTATCTAGAGAAGGTAAACCTGATGTTGTTAAAGAGGTAAACATGATAAATAGTGGTTTTAATGTAAGCGGACAATATATGTATTTTAAAGCTGGTGTTTATAATCAGAACAATACTGGGGATGCAGATGATTATGTACAGGCTACTTTTTATGCCTTAGAAAAAGGACATACAACTAATTAA
- a CDS encoding RrF2 family transcriptional regulator produces MLSKKTKYGIKALTYLARLEGKTPVSIATISKSENISLKFLETILLTLRKNGLLASKKGKGGGYYLLKEPKDIQMTTIMRILEGPIAMIPCVSLNFYEKCDDCPDENLCAVNKLMVQVRDSSLQIFKNTTLADLCNC; encoded by the coding sequence ATGCTATCAAAGAAAACAAAATACGGAATTAAAGCACTTACCTATCTTGCAAGACTAGAAGGTAAAACACCTGTTTCTATCGCTACGATTTCTAAAAGTGAAAATATTTCTTTAAAATTTTTAGAAACCATTCTTTTAACGCTTCGTAAAAACGGATTGTTAGCCTCTAAAAAAGGAAAAGGTGGTGGCTACTATCTACTAAAAGAGCCTAAGGATATTCAAATGACTACGATCATGAGAATCTTAGAAGGGCCAATTGCTATGATTCCTTGTGTTAGTTTAAACTTCTATGAAAAATGTGATGACTGTCCTGATGAAAACCTTTGTGCTGTAAATAAGTTAATGGTTCAGGTAAGAGATAGTTCTTTGCAGATTTTTAAAAATACTACTTTGGCAGATTTATGTAATTGCTAA
- a CDS encoding DUF2061 domain-containing protein, with product MILDQIIFNKKAQTKGFKEDKTSEKPLRSVLKALSWRVIGTIDTLIVSYLLTGELSVATSIASIDFLTKLVLYFFHERVWNKIKWGK from the coding sequence ATGATTTTAGACCAAATCATTTTTAACAAAAAAGCACAGACTAAAGGTTTTAAAGAAGATAAAACTTCTGAAAAACCTTTACGAAGTGTGCTTAAGGCATTAAGTTGGAGGGTTATAGGGACAATAGATACTTTAATAGTATCTTATCTCTTAACAGGAGAGTTATCCGTAGCAACTTCAATTGCATCAATAGATTTTTTAACAAAATTAGTTTTGTACTTTTTTCACGAGAGAGTATGGAATAAAATAAAATGGGGGAAATAA
- a CDS encoding phosphoadenosine phosphosulfate reductase family protein, whose translation MSLNLTQVNAELKDKSPAEIIAWAISLAKNPVITTNFRPYEVAILKAVTDVQKDIKVIWCDTGYNTMQTYKHAEDIIEKLNLNIHLYTPKQTAAHRNVVLGVPSVEDPKHVLFTEQVKLEPFSRAMKEHQPDVWFTNLRKGQTAFRNSIDIVSQSKDGVVKVSPFYNWTDEQLDTYLVEQNLPNEFTYFDPTKVESNRECGLHI comes from the coding sequence ATGAGCTTAAACTTAACACAAGTTAACGCAGAATTAAAAGATAAAAGTCCAGCAGAAATAATAGCTTGGGCTATTTCTTTAGCTAAAAATCCGGTAATCACAACAAACTTTAGACCTTATGAAGTTGCAATTTTAAAAGCGGTTACGGATGTGCAAAAAGACATTAAAGTAATTTGGTGTGATACAGGTTACAATACGATGCAGACTTATAAACATGCAGAAGATATTATTGAAAAACTGAATTTAAATATTCATTTATATACACCAAAACAAACAGCAGCTCACAGAAATGTTGTTTTAGGAGTTCCTTCGGTAGAAGATCCAAAACATGTGTTGTTTACAGAACAAGTTAAGTTAGAGCCATTTTCTAGAGCCATGAAAGAGCATCAACCAGATGTTTGGTTTACAAACTTAAGAAAAGGTCAGACTGCATTTAGAAACAGTATCGATATTGTTTCTCAAAGTAAAGACGGTGTAGTAAAAGTAAGTCCATTTTATAATTGGACAGATGAACAGTTAGATACTTATTTAGTAGAACAAAATTTACCAAATGAGTTTACATATTTCGATCCAACAAAAGTAGAAAGTAACCGCGAATGTGGTTTACATATCTAA
- the cysD gene encoding sulfate adenylyltransferase subunit CysD: protein MSQETIQVDALESEAIYIFREVVAQFEKPVLLFSGGKDSITLVRLAQKAFYPAKIPFPLMHIDTGHNFPETIEFRDRLAKELGVELIVRNVQDNIDSGRVKEETGRYASRNMLQTETLLDAIEEFGFDACIGGARRDEEKARAKERIFSVRDDFGQWDEKNQRPEVFDMLNGRIDLGQNVRVFPISNWTELDVWSYIEQEDIEIPSIYFAHKRNIFVRDGMIWSADDAVVFRDEEEVVEERMVRFRTVGDMSCTAAVLSDAVDIAKVVEEIRDSSISERGARIDDKRSEAAMEKRKQQGYF from the coding sequence ATGAGTCAAGAAACAATACAAGTAGATGCTTTAGAAAGTGAAGCAATTTATATTTTTAGAGAAGTAGTAGCGCAGTTTGAAAAACCTGTTTTATTATTTTCAGGAGGAAAAGACAGTATAACTTTAGTGCGTTTGGCACAAAAAGCATTTTATCCTGCAAAAATTCCTTTTCCTTTAATGCATATTGATACAGGTCATAACTTTCCTGAAACAATAGAGTTTAGAGATCGTTTGGCAAAAGAATTAGGCGTTGAGTTAATTGTAAGAAATGTACAAGACAATATAGATTCTGGTAGAGTAAAAGAAGAAACTGGTAGATATGCAAGTAGAAATATGTTGCAAACAGAAACGTTGTTAGATGCAATTGAAGAGTTTGGTTTTGATGCTTGTATTGGTGGAGCAAGAAGAGATGAAGAAAAAGCAAGAGCTAAAGAAAGAATCTTTTCTGTAAGAGATGATTTTGGTCAGTGGGATGAAAAAAACCAACGTCCAGAAGTATTTGATATGTTAAACGGACGTATAGATTTAGGGCAGAATGTTCGTGTTTTTCCAATTTCTAATTGGACAGAATTAGACGTTTGGTCTTATATAGAACAAGAAGATATCGAAATTCCATCAATCTATTTTGCACATAAAAGAAATATTTTTGTGAGAGACGGAATGATTTGGTCTGCAGATGATGCCGTTGTTTTTAGAGATGAAGAAGAAGTTGTAGAAGAAAGAATGGTTCGTTTTAGAACTGTTGGAGATATGAGTTGTACAGCAGCAGTTTTATCCGACGCAGTCGATATTGCAAAAGTTGTAGAAGAAATTAGAGATTCTTCAATTTCAGAAAGAGGCGCAAGAATAGATGATAAACGTTCTGAAGCTGCAATGGAGAAAAGAAAACAACAAGGGTATTTTTAA
- a CDS encoding sulfate adenylyltransferase subunit 1: MKVLKIATAGSVDDGKSTLIGRILYDTKSLTDDKLEAIEEKSRQRGFDYLDFSLATDGLVAEREQGITIDVAHIYFSTPSKSFIIADTPGHIEYTRNMVTGASTAQASIVLIDARNGVIEQTYRHFFINNLLRIKDVVIAINKMDLVDFSEEKYNTIKSEIEYLASKSEYKGQNLTFIPMSALQGDNVVHKSENTPWYKGETLMHHLERLDVEDINDASQTRFPVQTVIRPKTEEYHDFRGYAGKIYGGDLSVGDEIAVLPSQTKSKIKTINFFDKEFKTAKRGSSVTITLEDNVNVSRGDMLVKVNEEPTIAKQLNATICWMDKEPLQASQKYYIKHGVNDAQAKITQLSSIIKTDFSGIEENPSELVLNQIGDIQLKLSKPLLVDSYKDNKSNGSFILIDSKTNNTVGVGFIK, encoded by the coding sequence ATGAAAGTACTAAAAATAGCAACAGCAGGTAGTGTAGATGATGGTAAGAGTACCTTAATTGGTCGTATTTTATACGATACAAAATCATTGACTGACGATAAATTAGAAGCAATAGAAGAAAAAAGTAGACAACGCGGTTTTGACTATTTAGATTTTTCTTTAGCAACGGATGGTTTAGTAGCAGAACGTGAACAAGGAATTACTATTGATGTTGCACATATCTATTTTTCTACACCTTCAAAAAGTTTCATTATTGCAGATACTCCTGGTCATATTGAGTATACAAGAAACATGGTTACAGGTGCATCAACAGCACAAGCTTCTATTGTTTTAATTGATGCAAGAAACGGAGTTATAGAACAAACATACAGACACTTTTTTATCAATAATTTATTGAGAATTAAAGACGTTGTAATTGCCATAAATAAAATGGATTTAGTTGATTTTTCTGAAGAGAAATACAACACCATCAAAAGTGAAATAGAATATTTAGCAAGTAAGAGTGAGTATAAGGGGCAGAATTTAACCTTCATACCAATGTCTGCTTTACAAGGAGATAATGTGGTTCATAAATCTGAAAATACCCCTTGGTATAAAGGAGAAACTTTAATGCATCATTTAGAGAGATTGGATGTAGAAGATATTAATGATGCTTCTCAAACTCGTTTTCCTGTACAAACAGTAATCAGACCAAAGACAGAAGAATATCATGATTTTAGAGGATATGCTGGTAAAATTTATGGTGGAGATTTATCTGTTGGAGATGAAATTGCTGTTTTACCTTCTCAAACAAAATCGAAAATTAAGACGATTAATTTCTTCGATAAAGAATTTAAAACTGCAAAAAGAGGAAGCTCTGTTACTATTACTTTAGAAGATAATGTAAATGTAAGTAGAGGAGATATGTTGGTAAAAGTAAATGAAGAGCCAACTATTGCAAAACAATTAAACGCAACGATTTGTTGGATGGATAAAGAGCCTTTACAAGCTTCTCAAAAATACTATATAAAACATGGTGTAAATGATGCGCAGGCAAAAATCACTCAATTGTCTAGTATTATAAAAACTGATTTTTCAGGTATTGAAGAAAATCCATCAGAATTAGTTTTAAACCAAATAGGAGACATACAATTAAAATTAAGCAAACCATTATTGGTAGACTCTTATAAAGATAATAAGTCTAATGGATCTTTTATTTTGATTGACTCAAAAACGAACAATACAGTTGGTGTAGGTTTTATTAAGTAA